In Candidatus Woesearchaeota archaeon, the genomic stretch TGCGCTCTTCAGGACTCATTTTTGCAAGCGCTTGAGCAACCTTGTTCTGGTCGTATTCCATAAGAGAAGAAAATGCGTAATCTTATTTAAAGTTCTCTATATATATTTGAGAAAAATAACTACCAATGAACCATTCCATTTTTCTTTTTGAACTCTTTGTAAATCTGATAGCACCCTTCTTGCGCGACTTTTTCAGCAGCTTTTTTTTCGTTGTCAATAACTTGCTTATCAGGTGCGTGGTCGTGACCATGATCTTTCTCTCCAACACCCATTCCTAATGGTTTAATAATTTCTCCAAATCCTTTGAATACAGCGACAAAAGGTTCAGCAATTCCACCACCGGACTTCTTTCCATGGCCTCCGTCTCCGTGATCTCCATGCGCATCTCCCTTTTTCTTTTCTTTTTTCTCACCATAGGGAGAAGGTTCTCCAGCTTCTTGAAGATACCTTTCTAACTCATCGCCAAGAGATTCGAGCGCAGCTTTGACGCTGCCATCAACAACAGAGAGAAGATCAAAATCTTCTTTCTCTTTCATCTTAATATACTGATCAATCTTTTTTTTATCCCATCCATACGCACGAAGCGTCAAATCTGTTTTTCCAACATGCAGTGGTCCACGCTGATATTCTTGTTGATATGCCATTTGTGGCGTAGAACGATAAGAGAAATGCAACAACACAACAGAGTACACATGTTTGTTGGTAATGAGTTGTCTTCCGAGTCTGAAGTTCGTCGGGAATTTTTTCGCGAGCACTTCAATCTCCACAAGCGATCCTTCAAACGCGGAAATCAAATCAACAGATTTTGTCTGATCCATCATTTGAAGTCGTTGAATATTTCGTAAATAGGGTTTGACCCAGTGCATGTACATTTTAATGATGTCAAAATGCTGGCGGAGATATTTAATAGTAAAAACACGCCTATTCTTGATTTCGTCATATGTTGTTCGCTTCCACTCCATAAACGTGCGAAGCTTTCTCTTCAAAACTCTCTTGACTGCTTCGTTGAAATCAAGCGCGTTGACCGCGATTTCAATGTCTTCAACAACTTCAGGATGAACGCTGAAGAATAAATCAGGAAGCGTGGTAAACTGAAGTTCTCTTGCCATCCCAAAAACAGACGCGGGGTTTTTTGATCCTTGTTCAACAAGATCAATCCAGATTCCTTTGAGAGTAATTTCCGCGCTCTCTCTGCTTTTACTGTGGGAATAACTATCTTTGTAATAGTTCATTCTTTCGTCGAGAATTCTGATTTCACGGACAAGCTGGAACAATTCTTTGACCATCTTCCCAATGGTTGCGAGAAATTGGGAAACTTTATCCTGTTGTAAACCAAGGCGCTGCTGTGCGCTGCCGAAGAATGCGGAATGTTCTGACGCGCCAAACATATCTGTTATTTTGGTAAGCTCATTAAATCCTTCGTGAGTTCGGAGAAATTCCATTGTCCAAAAATAATTCTCTTCTATGGACTGGTTGAAAATCTGATGCACTACTTTGTAGGTGAGTTTTGATTGGGGAAAACCAGTCTTGACATAGATGGTATTCCCTTTAAAATCCATTCCTCCTTCAATCTCTTCTTCATCAGGTGATCCATCATCTTTTTTGAAATCAAATTGAGCAAGTAATTCAGGAGACGTCATTTTTTCCTCTTTTGGTGAAGTTCTGGAGAAGAAGGTATATAAATCTTTATTTTTTGAAAAGAAAACACATAAAAAGTTGAATCGCTTCACATATTCATGGAAGTTATTATTGTTCTTTTCTTATTATGTACATTTCTTCTCTTATTCATTTTCTTTTTTGCTCGATTTGAGTGGATCATCAAAGAAGCGCGCCATATATGCTCTTTACCTTCAGGATATTTTAAGTTAGGCCAGATAACTTTACTCTCTTTCTCTGTAATCATCTTTATCATTTTATTAATACATAATCTTATTATAGAGAGAGAAACATCAAGCCTTGATATTTTTCTTACTGTAATTGTGGGTTTTTTAGGAACAATATTTGGAATGTTTTTTGGTGGAAAGGGAGAAGGGGAAGTAACAAAAGAAAGAATATTAGCGACAGCTGAGGCAAAGAACCTCATTAAAAGTTATGAGGAGATATTTGAGAAATACTTAAAAAAGTGATTATAAGTAAAAGAGACGATCTAATTTCTCTACAACATGTTTGGAGCGGTCTCGAAGTAGTCGAAGTTCGCGCAGATCTTTAGGGCTGATTATTATAGTTTGTTCATTTCTCCGATCTTTTGATTTGTTCGTCATGAAAAATATTAAGAGAATCATCTATATAAAGAATTCGTTTTACTCCTACTTTCTCCAAAGCACAACAGTATTCCCTACAATCGAAATGAGAGTAGAACCAGTTTTGAGAGCAAGTTCCTCGCCTAACTCCCGCTTGGTCATGGGAATATCATCCATAAAGTTTCTTAAGAGTTTAATTTTCACTAATTTATGTGATTTCAGTTGTTTTATGATCTCTTGAAAGAGTGTCTGACCAAGTCCAGCTTTTCCAATGCGAACAAGCGGCTCTATTGCGTGTGCTTTTTTTCGAAGGGAAATAAGCTGCAACGTATTCAATTCAGGAGCTTTTTGTTCAGGTAATGCTGAAATTTCGTGTTCATCCATTATTCTTTGAAGAATTATAGCTCATTTATATAGATGACTTTGAATATAGTAAATATCCTTAGATTTCGAACCGGCTATAGGATATTTACTATTCAGCAGAAATCCACCAATGTTCGAATCTCATGGATTTCTGCTATAACACGATTTTTGAGCATTTATGCAAATGCATCTGTCAAGAACCACCAATCATCGCTCACTTCGTTCGCTATAGATTGGTGGCATGATCGAGGTGGTTCTTGAGCATGTTACGAATATAGCACCTTCAAAAAAACGAAGGTGGACTGATTGAACTATGTTCAATTCATTA encodes the following:
- a CDS encoding YhbY family RNA-binding protein, whose protein sequence is MDEHEISALPEQKAPELNTLQLISLRKKAHAIEPLVRIGKAGLGQTLFQEIIKQLKSHKLVKIKLLRNFMDDIPMTKRELGEELALKTGSTLISIVGNTVVLWRK